One window from the genome of Candidatus Zixiibacteriota bacterium encodes:
- a CDS encoding fused MFS/spermidine synthase: MKKKTRTPSQLALLILVCFFLSGFTGLIYEVLWTRMIVKIIGGAPFAISIILTIFMGGLGLGSYLAGRVVDRVKQPEELVRLYGYLELMVGAYGLVLPGLMALFRPLFAAMYNGVFEYGMIYNLLTFAGCALLLILPVTFMGATLPVLSRFYVSRLGHLGTHTGRLYGLNTIGAGFGSLATGFWLIAWFGMWGTLATAVALNAAIGLTCVLVGGRARITRGRPAEAGATGPAEVAETPPRAVISGALVIFAVSGFCSMSYEVIWTKLLGLIVGPTTYSFTVVLVTFIIGLALGAMLFGWLADRTRKPAPLLLVTQVAAAAAALGVSQVLGNSQLFFTKLIATFQDNFTALNAAKAALLFLFMLPPTLCLGATFPLVGKIFTPSTARVGRSIGFAYAVNTIGAVLGSFLAGFVIVPALGKANGLSLVIAIQLAGALVFGWVLLRAGAVRRRIWLPAAGAAAAALVLVFAYPRWDHRLLALGKYHRIADQGVKADQVGWWSALLRGPEILAPLFNADVVYYGDGVAGTTTVLKTRDAMGNEDLSMTNAGKPEASTRGDMPTQTLLAHFPLLFGNEAKQVMVVGLASGVTAGEILRYPIERLDIVEISREVVTASEYFRPWNHGVLDDPRARLIVQDGRAHLAMTAAEYDVVISEPSNPWMAGLATLFTRDYFTYAREALTEGGMFVQFIHTYQMDWPTFAMVGRTFADVFPNALLVATSPDTASNDLMLVGIKGSGPLNLARAREMGQYCRQGGNFAVRDPAVLVRLVRAQNLKELFGGGPLNTDSHPRLEYAAPKLLYRSDPEIAARIAAGGRLTEPLARLKEKVATEVESQIDFLEYELSVHLPMHGFVPPILAYDRATPAQRARHDSLLCAYCRQNPVVLSLCQDERARESCAACQIEGLEATVAAGRATAMTYSYLAFLYSRGGQTDKLPALYREWVQSDPREAKAYHGLAAALIERNNLTEALPALLTADRENPGNPVILTDLGYLYGRMGRPDLARDYFGRALQADIRYARAHMGMGAAEATAGNIPAAIAHYREALRLDPALEGAQTALAKLQAGRQP, from the coding sequence GTGAAGAAGAAAACGCGCACACCATCGCAGCTCGCCCTCCTGATCCTGGTCTGTTTCTTTCTCTCCGGATTCACCGGGCTCATCTACGAGGTGCTGTGGACGCGGATGATCGTGAAGATCATCGGCGGAGCACCCTTCGCGATCTCCATCATCCTCACGATTTTCATGGGCGGGCTCGGCTTGGGGAGCTACCTGGCGGGCCGGGTGGTCGACCGGGTGAAGCAGCCGGAAGAACTCGTGCGGCTGTACGGATACCTGGAGTTGATGGTGGGGGCGTACGGGCTGGTGCTGCCGGGGCTGATGGCGCTCTTTCGACCGCTGTTCGCGGCCATGTACAACGGCGTGTTCGAATACGGGATGATCTACAACCTGCTCACGTTCGCGGGCTGCGCTCTCCTGCTCATTCTCCCGGTGACCTTCATGGGAGCGACGCTGCCGGTGTTGAGCCGGTTCTATGTCTCCCGCCTGGGGCATCTGGGGACGCACACGGGGCGGCTGTACGGTTTGAATACGATCGGGGCGGGATTCGGTTCGCTCGCCACCGGGTTCTGGCTGATCGCGTGGTTCGGGATGTGGGGAACGCTGGCGACGGCAGTGGCGCTGAATGCGGCGATCGGGCTGACCTGTGTGCTGGTCGGGGGGCGCGCCCGGATCACCCGGGGCCGGCCGGCGGAGGCGGGAGCGACGGGCCCGGCGGAAGTCGCGGAGACGCCGCCGCGGGCAGTCATCAGCGGCGCGCTCGTGATTTTCGCCGTGTCCGGCTTCTGCTCGATGTCGTACGAGGTGATCTGGACAAAACTCCTCGGGCTGATTGTGGGGCCGACCACCTACTCGTTCACAGTGGTGCTGGTGACGTTCATTATCGGGCTGGCGCTGGGAGCGATGCTGTTCGGGTGGCTGGCCGATCGGACGCGGAAACCGGCCCCGCTGCTTCTGGTGACGCAGGTGGCGGCGGCGGCCGCGGCCCTGGGCGTGAGCCAGGTGCTGGGGAACAGCCAGTTGTTCTTCACCAAGCTGATTGCGACGTTCCAGGACAATTTCACGGCGCTCAACGCGGCCAAGGCGGCGCTGCTTTTCCTGTTCATGCTGCCGCCGACCCTCTGTCTCGGCGCCACCTTCCCCCTGGTCGGGAAAATCTTCACGCCCTCAACGGCGCGGGTGGGGCGGTCGATCGGGTTTGCCTACGCGGTGAACACCATCGGAGCGGTCCTCGGGTCGTTCCTCGCGGGGTTCGTGATCGTGCCGGCACTGGGGAAAGCGAATGGGCTGAGCCTGGTGATCGCGATTCAGCTTGCCGGGGCGCTGGTTTTCGGATGGGTGCTCCTGCGGGCGGGGGCGGTGCGCCGACGCATCTGGCTGCCGGCGGCGGGCGCGGCGGCGGCCGCGCTGGTCCTCGTGTTCGCCTACCCGCGCTGGGACCACCGGCTCCTGGCCCTGGGCAAGTACCACCGGATCGCGGACCAGGGAGTGAAGGCCGACCAGGTGGGGTGGTGGTCGGCGCTGCTGCGCGGACCGGAGATCCTCGCGCCGCTGTTCAATGCCGACGTCGTGTACTACGGGGACGGGGTGGCCGGGACCACCACCGTGCTCAAGACGCGCGACGCCATGGGGAACGAGGATTTGTCCATGACCAACGCGGGCAAGCCCGAGGCTTCCACCCGCGGCGACATGCCCACCCAGACGCTCCTGGCCCATTTCCCCCTGCTGTTCGGCAACGAGGCGAAGCAGGTGATGGTCGTGGGTCTCGCGAGCGGTGTGACCGCGGGGGAGATTCTCCGCTACCCGATCGAGCGGCTCGACATCGTCGAGATCAGCCGGGAAGTGGTGACGGCGAGCGAGTATTTCCGGCCGTGGAACCACGGCGTGCTCGATGACCCGCGGGCCCGGCTCATTGTGCAGGACGGCCGGGCGCACCTGGCCATGACCGCGGCGGAGTACGACGTCGTGATTTCAGAACCGTCGAATCCCTGGATGGCCGGGCTGGCGACGCTGTTCACGCGGGACTATTTCACCTATGCCCGGGAGGCGCTCACGGAGGGGGGGATGTTCGTCCAGTTCATCCACACGTACCAGATGGACTGGCCGACGTTCGCGATGGTGGGGCGGACGTTCGCCGACGTTTTCCCGAACGCGCTCCTGGTGGCGACCTCGCCGGACACGGCCAGCAATGATCTGATGCTTGTCGGGATCAAGGGGAGCGGGCCGCTGAATCTTGCCCGCGCGCGGGAGATGGGACAGTACTGCCGGCAGGGCGGCAACTTCGCGGTCCGCGATCCCGCCGTGCTCGTCCGGCTGGTCCGGGCGCAGAACCTGAAAGAGTTGTTCGGCGGCGGCCCGCTAAACACCGACAGCCACCCGCGCCTGGAGTATGCGGCGCCCAAGCTGCTGTACCGGTCGGACCCCGAAATCGCGGCCCGGATCGCCGCCGGGGGGAGACTGACGGAGCCGCTCGCGCGGCTGAAGGAGAAAGTGGCGACCGAGGTCGAGTCGCAGATCGATTTTCTGGAATACGAATTGTCGGTACATCTGCCGATGCACGGTTTTGTGCCGCCCATTCTCGCATACGACCGGGCGACCCCAGCGCAGCGGGCGCGGCACGACAGCCTCCTGTGCGCATACTGCCGGCAAAACCCGGTGGTGCTCTCGCTCTGCCAGGACGAGCGGGCGCGGGAATCGTGCGCCGCCTGCCAGATCGAGGGGCTTGAGGCGACCGTGGCGGCCGGCCGGGCGACCGCCATGACCTACAGCTACCTGGCTTTTCTCTACAGCCGGGGCGGCCAGACGGACAAACTGCCCGCGCTGTACCGGGAGTGGGTGCAGAGCGATCCTCGCGAGGCGAAGGCCTACCACGGTCTGGCCGCGGCGCTGATCGAACGCAACAACCTGACCGAGGCCTTGCCCGCGCTGCTGACGGCGGATCGGGAGAATCCGGGCAATCCGGTCATTCTGACCGATTTGGGCTACCTCTACGGCCGGATGGGCCGGCCCGACCTGGCGCGGGACTATTTCGGCCGAGCGCTGCAGGCGGACATCCGGTACGCCCGGGCGCACATGGGGATGGGGGCGGCCGAGGCGACCGCGGGCAACATCCCGGCTGCTATCGCACACTACCGCGAGGCCCTTCGCCTCGACCCGGCCCTGGAGGGGGCTCAGACAGCGCTGGCCAAGCTCCAGGCGGGCCGGCAGCCCTGA
- a CDS encoding DUF1858 domain-containing protein yields MSTYMKRFVYMSLLYLAAGALCGILSAGGSPGYAAVFAHTHFNLLGFMAMIVFGIGYFILPRFNGAELRWPAWVPVHFWLGNVSLVGMVLFRGLYSRDGSNLWHVLFLAAAAVQAVSLLMFIVNIWVTLSLKKAPAGAAAAPSAPLSPSISLTEDTRIADLIERCPSVREVLVGQGLKMLDVPGHLDKVRKVGVTLGMAAANHGLDLQTLIRAAEDEVNRPPSPARSAASSAAPFDITSETLIGAVLERHPRTNVIFQRYFGDGCLDCPGQSYESIDLACRMHGVDPELFLAELQAAAREA; encoded by the coding sequence ATGTCGACCTACATGAAACGCTTCGTCTACATGTCCCTGCTCTATCTCGCGGCGGGCGCCCTGTGCGGCATTCTGAGCGCCGGCGGATCTCCGGGCTACGCCGCCGTCTTCGCCCACACCCACTTCAACCTGCTTGGCTTCATGGCCATGATCGTCTTCGGCATCGGCTATTTCATACTTCCCCGTTTCAACGGCGCCGAGCTGCGCTGGCCCGCCTGGGTTCCCGTCCACTTCTGGCTCGGCAACGTCAGCCTGGTTGGGATGGTCCTCTTTCGCGGCCTCTACTCCCGCGACGGGAGCAATCTCTGGCACGTTCTCTTCCTCGCCGCCGCCGCCGTCCAGGCCGTCTCTTTGCTCATGTTCATCGTCAACATCTGGGTCACCCTGTCCCTCAAGAAGGCCCCCGCAGGCGCCGCCGCTGCTCCATCGGCTCCCCTCTCCCCGTCGATCAGCCTGACCGAAGACACGCGGATCGCCGACCTCATTGAGCGCTGCCCGTCGGTGCGCGAGGTCCTCGTCGGGCAGGGTTTGAAAATGCTCGATGTCCCGGGGCACCTCGACAAGGTCCGCAAAGTCGGTGTCACGCTCGGCATGGCGGCCGCCAACCACGGCCTTGACCTCCAGACGCTCATCCGCGCCGCCGAGGACGAGGTCAACCGTCCGCCGTCCCCCGCCCGTAGCGCCGCCTCCTCGGCCGCCCCGTTTGACATCACTTCCGAGACCCTGATCGGCGCCGTTCTCGAGCGCCACCCCCGCACGAACGTGATCTTCCAGCGCTATTTCGGCGACGGTTGTCTCGACTGCCCCGGCCAATCGTATGAGTCGATCGACCTCGCCTGCCGCATGCACGGCGTCGACCCGGAGCTCTTTCTCGCCGAACTTCAGGCTGCGGCGCGCGAGGCCTAG
- a CDS encoding CPBP family intramembrane metalloprotease, with product MGSETGKIGKTVGAGNARVATGLTVALAIAVAAVILPKLALSGAVARILTTQALELGLSLGAIAVFGRGRFANYGFRLPRPDRHWSAALAGWMPIGLTALGLGTLATAAMLACGGKGNPLVRELTFPQVILFVWIFSSTIEEVFTRGFLQSHIASAGEPRLGPRFLRIGRAALISAAFFAAMHLVLLLSHTDAVTVVIILLFTFSVGLLAAHQRERTGSLVPAIGVHMLANVGGVFGGIVYAIIAMLSGGAVPGR from the coding sequence GTGGGATCAGAGACAGGAAAGATAGGAAAGACAGTTGGCGCCGGGAACGCCCGGGTCGCTACCGGGTTGACTGTCGCTCTCGCGATCGCGGTCGCGGCGGTCATTCTGCCGAAGCTCGCGCTGAGCGGGGCGGTCGCGCGGATTCTCACCACGCAGGCGCTCGAACTGGGGCTTTCGCTCGGGGCGATCGCCGTTTTCGGGCGCGGGCGATTCGCCAACTACGGGTTTCGTCTTCCCCGCCCGGATCGGCACTGGTCGGCCGCGCTAGCCGGGTGGATGCCGATCGGCCTGACCGCGCTGGGTCTGGGAACGCTCGCCACGGCGGCGATGCTGGCATGCGGGGGGAAAGGAAACCCGCTGGTGCGAGAGCTGACTTTTCCGCAGGTGATCCTGTTCGTGTGGATTTTCTCCAGCACGATAGAAGAGGTTTTCACGCGCGGGTTCTTGCAGAGCCATATCGCCTCCGCCGGGGAGCCCCGGCTCGGGCCGAGGTTTCTCCGGATCGGGCGGGCGGCGCTGATCAGCGCGGCGTTTTTCGCGGCCATGCATCTCGTGCTCCTGCTCAGCCACACGGATGCCGTCACGGTCGTAATCATTCTCCTGTTCACCTTCTCCGTGGGATTGCTGGCGGCGCACCAACGGGAGCGGACCGGCTCCCTGGTCCCGGCGATCGGCGTGCACATGCTGGCGAATGTCGGGGGCGTGTTCGGGGGGATCGTGTACGCGATCATCGCGATGCTGAGCGGCGGAGCGGTTCCCGGCCGGTGA
- the rdgB gene encoding RdgB/HAM1 family non-canonical purine NTP pyrophosphatase, producing the protein MQLVLATNNRDKIREIRHLLEDLPITILTAGDFLDFPEIDETGETLEANALLKARGIAAFTDLPALADDSGLEVDALGGQPGVYSSRYAGDNVTYDDNNRKLLEELAGVPRAERTARFRCVIAIDWADGTHETVEGVAEGWIAEDIAPGNGFGYDPVFVHSETGQRFSAMRLPEKSAVSHRGQALRRAREAISARLKARS; encoded by the coding sequence ATGCAACTCGTGCTGGCCACCAACAACCGCGACAAAATACGGGAAATCCGACACCTTCTTGAGGATCTCCCGATCACCATCCTCACGGCCGGTGATTTTCTCGATTTTCCGGAAATCGACGAAACCGGGGAGACGCTCGAGGCCAACGCCCTGCTGAAAGCGCGGGGGATCGCCGCTTTCACGGACCTTCCGGCCCTGGCGGACGATTCGGGGCTGGAAGTGGATGCGCTCGGCGGGCAGCCGGGTGTGTACTCCTCGCGGTACGCCGGGGACAACGTCACCTACGACGACAATAACCGGAAGCTGCTGGAGGAGTTGGCGGGGGTGCCGCGAGCGGAGCGGACGGCGCGGTTTCGCTGCGTGATTGCGATCGACTGGGCCGACGGGACGCACGAGACGGTCGAGGGGGTGGCCGAGGGGTGGATTGCCGAGGATATCGCGCCGGGAAACGGGTTCGGATACGACCCGGTGTTTGTGCACAGCGAAACCGGACAGCGGTTTTCGGCCATGAGGCTGCCGGAGAAGAGCGCGGTGTCGCACCGGGGCCAGGCGCTGCGGCGGGCGCGCGAGGCAATCAGCGCGCGGCTGAAAGCGAGGAGCTGA